The Pantoea sp. At-9b genome includes a window with the following:
- the coaA gene encoding type I pantothenate kinase — MSKKTTPLTTPYLQFNRQQWAALRDSVPMTLTEGEIDRLRGINEDLSLEEVAEIYLPLSRLLNFYISSNLRRQAVLEQFLGTNGQKIPYIISIAGSVAVGKSTTARVLQALLSRWPEHRKVELITTDGFLHPNAVLKERGLMKKKGFPQSYDMHRLVNFVSDLKSGANQVTAPVYSHLIYDVIPDGDKVVQQPDILILEGLNVLQSGMDYPHDPHHVFVSDFVDFSIYVDAPEDLLESWYINRFLKFREGAFSDPDSYFHHYSQLPEEDAVGIARSLWKEINWLNLKENILPTRERASLIMTKSADHAVQHVRLRK; from the coding sequence ATGAGTAAAAAGACGACGCCACTTACTACACCCTATCTACAGTTCAATCGTCAGCAATGGGCCGCCTTGCGTGATTCCGTGCCAATGACGCTGACTGAGGGTGAAATCGACCGGTTACGCGGCATCAACGAAGATCTCTCGCTGGAAGAGGTCGCAGAGATCTATTTGCCGTTATCACGCCTGTTAAATTTTTATATCAGTTCTAATCTGCGCCGCCAGGCCGTGCTTGAGCAGTTCCTGGGTACCAACGGGCAAAAAATCCCGTATATCATCAGCATTGCCGGTAGTGTCGCGGTGGGCAAAAGCACCACGGCACGCGTGTTGCAGGCATTGCTCAGCCGTTGGCCGGAACATCGCAAGGTAGAATTGATCACCACGGACGGCTTTCTCCACCCAAATGCGGTATTAAAAGAACGCGGGTTGATGAAAAAGAAAGGCTTTCCGCAATCCTACGATATGCATCGGTTGGTCAATTTTGTCTCCGACCTGAAATCCGGTGCCAATCAGGTGACCGCCCCGGTTTACTCACATCTGATTTATGATGTGATTCCGGATGGCGATAAAGTGGTTCAACAGCCCGATATTCTGATTCTTGAAGGTTTAAACGTCCTGCAAAGTGGTATGGATTATCCACACGATCCGCATCATGTATTTGTTTCGGATTTTGTCGACTTCTCCATATATGTGGATGCACCTGAAGATCTACTTGAAAGCTGGTATATCAATCGCTTCCTGAAATTTCGTGAAGGTGCTTTTAGCGATCCAGATTCATATTTCCATCATTATTCTCAACTGCCTGAAGAGGATGCTGTCGGTATCGCCCGCAGCCTGTGGAAAGAGATTAACTGGTTAAATCTTAAAGAAAATATTCTACCAACTCGTGAGCGGGCCAGCCTGATTATGACCAAATCAGCTGATCATGCCGTGCAACATGTACGTCTGAGAAAATAA
- a CDS encoding GNAT family N-acetyltransferase encodes MQIILLNAATLPRYRHALAALMIDAIAHNMTSSFRQSSGLEQQQIAERYFHSLRDRLARHELLLWVALNDSGLVGSVQLSICQRPDGQNRAEILHLLVHSRARREGIGYKLMQALEQKAEACHRGLLYLDVMAGSPAEAFYQAQGYHYLGELPDYSLRADGHPHPGAIYYKRLRVSAPETATTTY; translated from the coding sequence ATGCAGATTATTTTACTCAATGCCGCCACCTTACCTCGATATCGCCATGCCCTGGCCGCGTTGATGATTGATGCGATCGCACACAATATGACGTCTTCATTTCGGCAATCGAGCGGACTGGAACAACAGCAGATAGCAGAACGTTACTTTCACAGCTTACGTGACCGCCTGGCGCGTCATGAATTGCTGCTGTGGGTTGCATTGAATGATTCAGGGCTTGTCGGCAGCGTGCAGCTCAGTATCTGCCAGCGTCCTGATGGCCAGAACCGCGCTGAGATCCTGCATTTGCTGGTTCATTCCCGTGCCAGGCGTGAGGGGATTGGCTATAAACTGATGCAGGCACTGGAGCAAAAAGCGGAAGCATGCCATCGCGGTCTGCTCTATCTGGATGTTATGGCGGGTTCTCCAGCGGAAGCCTTTTATCAGGCACAGGGGTATCATTATCTTGGCGAGTTGCCGGATTATTCGCTGCGTGCGGATGGGCATCCCCACCCCGGGGCTATCTATTACAAACGCCTGCGAGTGAGCGCACCAGAAACGGCTACGACAACCTACTGA
- the hemG gene encoding menaquinone-dependent protoporphyrinogen IX dehydrogenase: protein MKALIVYSSRDGQTQKIAGRIAQSLAPQQLCDVIEISQAATLDWAQYDRVLIGASIRYGHFHPALMKFVTQHRAELQQRVSGFFSVNLTARKADKCTPETNAYTHKFLAQSPWQPDCCAVFAGALRYPRYRWFDRIMIQLIMRMTGGETDTSKEVEYTDWQKVALFAQDFVQLPGKSL from the coding sequence ATGAAAGCGTTGATTGTTTATTCCAGCCGTGACGGGCAAACCCAGAAAATTGCCGGACGCATTGCGCAAAGTCTGGCACCGCAGCAGTTGTGTGATGTGATTGAGATATCACAGGCAGCGACGCTTGACTGGGCGCAGTATGATCGGGTGCTGATTGGTGCGTCGATCCGCTATGGCCATTTTCATCCGGCATTAATGAAGTTTGTTACTCAGCACCGGGCAGAGTTGCAGCAGCGTGTCAGTGGTTTCTTTAGTGTGAACCTGACGGCACGCAAAGCCGATAAATGTACGCCGGAAACCAATGCTTATACGCATAAGTTTCTGGCCCAGTCTCCCTGGCAGCCTGACTGCTGTGCGGTGTTTGCCGGAGCGCTGCGTTATCCGCGCTATCGCTGGTTCGATCGCATCATGATTCAGTTGATTATGCGTATGACGGGTGGGGAAACGGATACATCAAAAGAAGTGGAATACACCGATTGGCAAAAAGTCGCGCTTTTTGCCCAGGATTTTGTGCAGTTACCAGGCAAATCGTTGTGA
- the birA gene encoding bifunctional biotin--[acetyl-CoA-carboxylase] ligase/biotin operon repressor BirA, translating into MKDHTVPLKLVALLADGEFHSGEQLGEVLGMSRAAINKHVQTLKSWGLDVYTVTGKGYSLPAPVQLLNESEILSRLDQPNLAVIPVIDSTNQYLLDRMDQLVSGDACIAEYQQAGRGRRGRQWFSPFGANLYMSMYWRLEQGPAAAMGLSLVIGIVMAEVIQSLGAKDVRVKWPNDLYLHDRKLAGILVELTGKTGDAAQIVIGAGINLAMRSEGASQINQGWINLQEAGVQIDRNQLSAQLINSLREALPLFERDGLAPFIERWDALDNFINRPVKLLIGDREVHGIARGVDKQGGLLLEQEGEVKAWVGGEISLRPDN; encoded by the coding sequence ATGAAAGACCACACTGTCCCATTAAAACTGGTCGCTTTACTGGCGGATGGCGAATTCCATTCGGGTGAGCAATTGGGCGAAGTTCTGGGGATGAGCCGGGCAGCGATCAATAAGCATGTACAAACGCTGAAAAGCTGGGGACTGGACGTTTATACGGTCACCGGGAAAGGTTATAGCCTGCCTGCTCCTGTTCAACTCCTGAATGAAAGCGAGATTTTGTCGCGTCTGGATCAGCCTAACCTGGCTGTCATTCCGGTCATCGACTCCACGAATCAGTATTTACTCGATCGTATGGATCAGCTGGTTTCGGGTGATGCCTGTATTGCTGAGTATCAGCAGGCAGGGCGAGGACGGCGTGGCAGGCAGTGGTTTTCCCCCTTCGGAGCTAATCTGTACATGTCGATGTACTGGCGTCTGGAGCAGGGGCCAGCTGCGGCGATGGGACTGAGTCTGGTGATAGGTATCGTCATGGCTGAAGTTATTCAGTCACTCGGCGCGAAGGATGTCCGTGTCAAATGGCCAAATGACCTCTATCTGCACGATCGAAAACTGGCCGGCATCCTGGTGGAACTGACGGGTAAAACCGGTGATGCGGCTCAGATTGTTATTGGCGCGGGGATTAACCTTGCCATGCGTTCTGAAGGCGCATCACAAATAAATCAGGGTTGGATTAACTTGCAGGAAGCGGGTGTTCAGATAGATCGTAATCAGTTATCTGCTCAATTGATTAACAGCCTACGGGAAGCGCTGCCGTTATTTGAACGTGATGGGCTGGCCCCTTTCATTGAACGTTGGGATGCATTGGATAATTTCATTAATCGACCGGTAAAATTGTTGATTGGCGACCGCGAGGTACATGGCATAGCTCGTGGTGTGGATAAACAAGGTGGGTTATTACTGGAGCAAGAGGGTGAAGTTAAAGCCTGGGTTGGCGGCGAAATTTCATTACGACCTGATAATTAA
- the trkH gene encoding Trk system potassium transporter TrkH, with protein MHFRAITRIVGLLVILFSVTMILPGLVALIYRDGAGRAFSQTFMMAIVIGSLLWWPNRKQKTELKPREGFLIVVLFWTVLGSVGAMPFMFAEQPHLSVTDAFFESFSGLTTTGATTLVGLDSLPKAILFYRQMLQWLGGMGIIVLAVAILPILGVGGMQLYRAEMPGPLKDNKMRPRIAETAKTLWLIYVLLTVACAVALWLAGMPVFDAIGHSFSTIAIGGFSTHDASIGYFNSPTINTIVAIFLLISGCNYGLHFSLLSGRSLKVYWRDPEFRMFIGVQLTLVVICTVVLWFHDVYSSGLQTLNQAFFQVVSMATTAGFTTDSIARWPLFLPVLLLCSAFIGGCAGSTGGGLKVIRILLLCKQGSRELKRLVHPNAVYTIKLGNRALPERILEAVWGFFSAYALVFLVSMLAIIATGVDDFSAFAAVAATLNNLGPGLGVVADNFASMNDVAKWILISTMLFGRLEVFTLLVLFTPTFWRE; from the coding sequence ATGCATTTTCGCGCCATTACCCGCATTGTGGGCCTGCTGGTGATTTTGTTCTCAGTAACCATGATCCTGCCTGGTCTGGTGGCCTTAATTTATCGTGACGGTGCCGGACGGGCGTTCAGTCAGACCTTTATGATGGCCATCGTCATTGGTTCACTGCTGTGGTGGCCAAACCGCAAACAGAAAACCGAGCTGAAGCCGCGTGAAGGTTTTTTGATTGTGGTGCTGTTCTGGACCGTGCTGGGCAGTGTGGGGGCGATGCCGTTTATGTTTGCCGAGCAGCCACACCTGTCAGTGACCGACGCGTTCTTTGAATCCTTTTCCGGTTTAACCACCACCGGTGCGACAACGCTGGTGGGGCTGGATTCGTTACCCAAAGCGATTCTGTTCTATCGTCAGATGCTGCAATGGCTGGGGGGGATGGGGATCATCGTACTGGCGGTGGCGATTCTGCCGATCCTCGGGGTGGGTGGGATGCAGTTGTATCGTGCGGAAATGCCCGGCCCCCTGAAAGATAACAAAATGCGCCCGCGTATTGCAGAGACGGCTAAAACCCTGTGGCTGATCTATGTTCTGCTGACCGTGGCCTGTGCTGTGGCGCTGTGGCTGGCGGGGATGCCGGTGTTCGACGCTATCGGCCATAGTTTTTCTACCATCGCCATCGGTGGCTTCTCGACGCATGATGCCAGCATTGGTTACTTCAACAGCCCGACGATCAATACCATCGTCGCGATATTTCTGCTGATCTCAGGCTGTAACTACGGTTTGCACTTCTCTTTATTAAGCGGCCGTAGCCTGAAAGTGTACTGGCGCGATCCTGAGTTCCGCATGTTTATTGGTGTGCAGCTGACGCTGGTGGTGATTTGCACCGTGGTGCTGTGGTTCCATGACGTTTATTCCAGTGGCTTACAAACCCTGAACCAGGCCTTTTTCCAGGTGGTCTCCATGGCCACCACCGCCGGATTCACCACGGACAGCATTGCCCGTTGGCCGCTGTTCTTGCCGGTGCTGTTGTTGTGTTCCGCCTTTATCGGTGGCTGTGCGGGGTCTACCGGCGGTGGTCTGAAGGTCATTCGTATTCTGTTGCTGTGCAAACAAGGCTCTCGTGAGCTGAAGCGTCTTGTGCATCCCAATGCGGTTTACACTATTAAGTTAGGCAACCGTGCGTTACCGGAGCGTATTCTGGAAGCGGTATGGGGCTTCTTCTCTGCTTATGCGCTGGTGTTCCTGGTGAGCATGCTGGCAATCATCGCCACCGGTGTGGATGACTTCTCTGCCTTTGCTGCTGTTGCCGCGACCCTCAATAACCTCGGACCGGGATTAGGGGTGGTCGCCGATAACTTTGCTTCGATGAATGATGTGGCGAAGTGGATTTTGATTTCGACCATGTTGTTTGGCCGCCTTGAGGTGTTTACTTTGCTGGTTCTCTTCACCCCGACCTTCTGGCGCGAGTGA
- the murB gene encoding UDP-N-acetylmuramate dehydrogenase, which translates to MSSPNTSLKAFNTLGLEVSAKNIVIADTAKAIIDAWQSCVQQGQPYMVLGGGSNVLFLEDFDGTVIINAIKGIAIEEHTEAWQLHVGAGENWHQLVEHTLKKGITGLENLALIPGMAGSAPIQNIGAYGVEFKDICDYVEAVHLSTGKIVRLHREECAFGYRDSIFKHAMKDDYVIVAVGLRLAKQWRPVLSYGDLARLNPATASAWDVFTAVCQMRQSKLPDPSVTGNVGSFFKNPLVSASQAATLCAQWPTLPLYPQPDGEVKLAAGWLIDQCQLKGYRVGGAAVHRQQALVLINEDQATPQDIVQLAREVRNHVGEKFNVWLEPEVRFIGAQGECNAVEVIS; encoded by the coding sequence ATGTCCAGCCCCAACACTTCTCTTAAAGCTTTCAATACGCTTGGCCTTGAGGTCAGTGCAAAAAATATCGTTATTGCTGATACTGCAAAGGCCATCATTGATGCATGGCAGAGTTGTGTCCAGCAGGGACAGCCTTATATGGTGCTCGGAGGCGGTAGCAATGTGCTGTTTCTTGAGGATTTTGACGGTACCGTCATTATCAATGCCATCAAAGGGATTGCTATCGAAGAGCATACAGAAGCGTGGCAGTTGCATGTTGGTGCAGGAGAAAACTGGCATCAACTGGTGGAGCATACCTTAAAGAAAGGGATCACGGGGCTGGAGAATCTGGCGCTGATCCCGGGTATGGCCGGTTCGGCTCCTATCCAAAACATCGGCGCTTACGGCGTGGAATTCAAAGACATCTGTGATTACGTTGAGGCCGTGCATTTGTCCACCGGGAAGATTGTGCGCCTGCATCGCGAAGAGTGTGCATTTGGTTACCGCGACAGTATTTTCAAACACGCCATGAAAGATGACTACGTCATTGTGGCTGTGGGATTGCGTCTGGCAAAACAATGGCGCCCCGTGCTGAGTTACGGCGACCTGGCACGGCTCAACCCTGCAACGGCCAGCGCATGGGATGTGTTCACTGCGGTATGCCAGATGCGACAGAGCAAATTACCTGATCCCAGCGTAACGGGTAATGTGGGGAGTTTCTTCAAAAACCCTCTGGTTAGCGCCAGCCAGGCCGCCACGTTATGTGCACAATGGCCGACGTTGCCGCTCTATCCTCAACCCGATGGTGAAGTAAAGCTGGCTGCAGGCTGGTTGATCGATCAGTGTCAGTTGAAGGGGTATCGGGTTGGTGGTGCTGCTGTGCATCGTCAGCAGGCACTGGTATTGATCAACGAAGATCAGGCGACACCGCAAGATATCGTGCAACTGGCACGCGAAGTACGAAACCACGTTGGTGAAAAATTTAATGTCTGGCTGGAGCCGGAAGTTCGCTTTATTGGTGCACAAGGCGAATGCAATGCCGTTGAGGTGATCTCATGA